One window from the genome of Pseudonocardia hierapolitana encodes:
- a CDS encoding heme o synthase: MPVSRSGHPTQGVPGAARSGWERLRDTVRAYLGLTKTRIIEQLLVVTVPAMFLAERGVPSVWLIVATLLGGAMAAASAHALNCVVDADIDAVMKRTSRRPLAKGQVPTRHALVFGLVLGVLSAVWLGLTTNWLAAGLSVAAIAFYVLVYTLLLKRRTSQNIVWGGAAGCMPVVIGWAAVTGSVEWPALVMFGVIFFWTPPHFWALAMRYRDDYAAAKVPMLPVVVPPEQVSRRIVMYSWVMAAWSLLLLPATSWIYAAVAALGGTWFVLQAHRLHRGVLAGVEARPMRLFHLSNIYLCCLFAAIAVDAAIGLPVLSF, translated from the coding sequence CTGCCCGTGTCCCGCTCGGGCCACCCGACGCAGGGCGTCCCCGGCGCCGCGCGGTCCGGCTGGGAGCGGTTGCGGGACACCGTGCGCGCCTACCTCGGGCTCACGAAGACCCGGATCATCGAGCAGCTGCTCGTCGTCACCGTGCCGGCCATGTTCCTCGCCGAGCGCGGGGTGCCGTCGGTGTGGCTGATCGTCGCCACGCTGCTCGGCGGCGCGATGGCCGCGGCGAGCGCACACGCCCTCAACTGCGTGGTCGACGCCGACATCGACGCCGTGATGAAGCGCACCAGCCGTAGGCCACTCGCGAAGGGGCAGGTGCCCACGCGGCACGCACTGGTGTTCGGCCTCGTGCTCGGCGTGCTCTCCGCGGTGTGGCTCGGGCTCACCACCAACTGGCTGGCCGCAGGCCTCTCGGTGGCCGCCATCGCGTTCTACGTGCTCGTCTACACGCTCCTGCTGAAGCGGCGCACCTCGCAGAACATCGTGTGGGGCGGAGCGGCCGGCTGCATGCCGGTGGTGATCGGCTGGGCCGCGGTCACCGGATCGGTCGAATGGCCGGCGCTGGTGATGTTCGGTGTGATCTTCTTCTGGACGCCGCCGCACTTCTGGGCGCTCGCCATGCGCTACCGCGATGACTACGCCGCGGCGAAGGTCCCGATGCTGCCCGTGGTGGTGCCGCCGGAGCAGGTGTCGCGGCGCATCGTCATGTACTCGTGGGTGATGGCCGCTTGGTCGCTCCTGCTGCTCCCGGCCACCTCCTGGATCTACGCCGCCGTCGCCGCGCTGGGCGGCACCTGGTTCGTCCTGCAGGCCCACCGCCTGCACCGGGGCGTGCTGGCCGGGGTGGAGGCGCGCCCGATGCGCCTGTTCCACCTCTCGAACATCTACCTCTGCTGCCTCTTCGCGGCGATCGCCGTGGATGCCGCGATCGGCCTGCCGGTCCTCTCCTTCTGA
- the ctaD gene encoding cytochrome c oxidase subunit I, whose amino-acid sequence MTAVEPKPITPPYPVRRTPKGSTFARMLRTTDPKDIAILYLVTSFAFFLVGGAMALLMRGELAVPGLQFLSNEQYNQLFTVHGTIMLLLYATPILFGFANYIVPLQIGSPDVAFPRLNAFSYWLFLFGGLTVMSGFLTPGGAADFGWFAYAPLHNATFSPGAGGDLWAVGLIVSGLGTILGGVNFTTTIVCMRAPGMTMFRVPIFTWNILVTMILVLIAFPVLTAGLFGILADRHLGSHVFDPANGGAILWQHLFWYFGHPEVYIVALPFFGIITEVIPVFSRKPIFGYKTLVFATIAIGVLSAAVWAHHMFATGAVLLAFFSLTTFLIAIPTGIKFVNWIGTMWRGSVTFETPMLFSVGFLITFLFGGLTGILLASPPLDFHVSDTYFVVAHFHYVLFGTIVFATYAGLYFWFPKMTGRMLDETWGKVHFWLTFVGFHLTFLVQHWLGNEGFPRRYADYLPVDGFTVLNALSSIGAFVLGASVLPFIWNVFRSYRYGRVVTVDDPWGFGNSLEWATSCPPPRHNFTELPRIRSERPAFELHYPHLVERFRAEAHLGRADPGERLAQQVGSEEQPSEEPKSR is encoded by the coding sequence ATGACCGCCGTCGAGCCGAAGCCGATCACGCCGCCGTATCCGGTCCGCAGAACGCCGAAGGGTTCGACGTTCGCCAGGATGCTGCGGACGACGGACCCCAAGGACATCGCGATCCTCTACCTGGTCACGTCGTTCGCGTTCTTCCTCGTCGGTGGCGCGATGGCCCTGCTGATGCGCGGCGAGCTGGCCGTGCCGGGCCTGCAGTTCCTGTCGAACGAGCAGTACAACCAGCTGTTCACCGTGCACGGCACGATCATGCTGCTGCTGTACGCGACGCCGATCCTGTTCGGCTTCGCGAACTACATCGTGCCGCTGCAGATCGGCTCGCCGGACGTGGCGTTCCCGCGCTTGAACGCGTTTTCGTACTGGCTGTTCCTGTTCGGCGGGCTCACCGTGATGTCCGGCTTCCTCACGCCGGGCGGGGCGGCCGACTTCGGCTGGTTCGCCTATGCGCCCCTGCACAACGCCACGTTCTCGCCGGGCGCGGGTGGCGACCTGTGGGCGGTGGGCCTCATCGTGTCCGGTCTCGGCACGATCCTCGGCGGCGTCAACTTCACCACCACGATCGTCTGCATGCGGGCCCCGGGCATGACGATGTTCCGGGTGCCGATCTTCACCTGGAACATCCTGGTCACGATGATCCTCGTGCTGATCGCCTTCCCGGTGCTCACGGCGGGGCTGTTCGGGATACTGGCCGACCGGCACCTCGGCTCCCACGTGTTCGACCCGGCCAACGGTGGGGCGATCCTGTGGCAGCACCTGTTCTGGTACTTCGGCCACCCCGAGGTCTACATCGTCGCGCTGCCGTTCTTCGGCATCATCACCGAGGTCATCCCGGTGTTCAGCCGCAAGCCGATCTTCGGGTACAAGACGCTGGTGTTCGCCACGATCGCGATCGGTGTGCTGTCGGCCGCGGTGTGGGCGCACCACATGTTCGCCACCGGCGCGGTGCTGCTCGCGTTCTTCTCTCTCACCACGTTCCTGATCGCGATCCCCACTGGCATCAAGTTCGTGAACTGGATCGGCACGATGTGGCGGGGGTCGGTCACGTTCGAGACGCCGATGCTGTTCAGCGTCGGCTTTCTGATCACGTTCCTGTTCGGCGGGCTGACCGGCATCCTGCTGGCGTCCCCGCCGCTGGATTTCCACGTCTCCGACACCTACTTCGTGGTGGCGCACTTCCACTACGTGCTGTTCGGCACGATCGTGTTCGCCACGTACGCCGGCCTCTACTTCTGGTTCCCGAAGATGACCGGCCGGATGCTGGACGAGACCTGGGGCAAGGTCCACTTCTGGCTCACGTTCGTCGGGTTCCACCTGACGTTCCTGGTGCAGCACTGGCTGGGCAACGAGGGCTTCCCGCGCCGCTACGCCGACTACCTGCCCGTCGACGGATTCACGGTCCTGAACGCGCTCTCATCGATCGGGGCGTTCGTGCTGGGGGCGTCGGTGCTGCCGTTCATCTGGAACGTGTTCCGCAGCTACCGCTACGGGCGGGTGGTCACCGTGGACGACCCGTGGGGCTTCGGCAACTCCCTGGAGTGGGCCACGTCCTGCCCGCCGCCGCGGCACAACTTCACCGAGCTGCCCCGGATCCGGTCGGAGCGCCCGGCGTTCGAGCTGCACTACCCGCACCTGGTGGAGCGCTTCCGCGCCGAGGCGCACCTCGGCCGCGCCGACCCGGGCGAGCGGCTGGCCCAGCAGGTCGGTAGCGAGGAGCAGCCATCGGAGGAGCCCAAGTCGCGGTGA
- a CDS encoding glucose-6-phosphate isomerase: MTARPVPSEAEMLARLVEDGVAARIADGDTALWPRVTRPGWTGAVRAARPLVGEIAALAEQRRVAGQVRVLLAATGGAGVAAEALTGSDPRLVVLDTTDPPQVADALAGELAATVLVLSVPPGEDPEPVRLLRDTVHAAFRAEGLDPGAHTVVVTPPDGPLLPAAASPDGTITDGTVVVLGPDDVDGPWAAFTAFALVPAGLAGVDAGAVLAEAGEIRAELDTAGGDALGLGALLASATAVALAAPDAPALAEWAAQLVAGGLGKDCQGPLPVVVEGPDAPEWGTLPAVGLGDVPGAAFATRGSVAEQMATWQHAVAAAAHVLGVDPTDRPDALAEPAAGADGGPVFSEAGVDVHAGDWLPAGTTTVADALRALAGDGARHLAVHAYLDRIEDASAAVLRAELTRRTGLPTTFGWAPRCLAGSGQHAKGGPPDTRVCQITADPDDPGLRPEAAAALDAVQQGLAEADAAALTARGRPVLRLHFTDRVAGLVTLARAVQQL; this comes from the coding sequence GTGACCGCGCGACCGGTGCCATCCGAGGCGGAGATGCTCGCGCGCCTCGTCGAGGACGGAGTCGCCGCCCGCATCGCGGACGGCGACACGGCCCTGTGGCCGCGGGTCACCCGGCCCGGGTGGACGGGCGCGGTCCGCGCTGCGCGGCCGCTGGTCGGCGAGATCGCGGCGCTGGCCGAGCAACGCCGGGTGGCAGGCCAGGTCCGCGTGCTGCTCGCCGCCACAGGCGGCGCCGGAGTCGCCGCCGAGGCGCTGACCGGGTCGGATCCGCGGCTCGTCGTCCTGGACACCACCGATCCCCCGCAGGTCGCGGACGCCCTCGCCGGGGAGCTCGCCGCCACGGTGCTCGTCCTGTCGGTACCGCCCGGGGAGGACCCGGAACCGGTGCGGCTGCTGCGGGACACGGTGCACGCCGCCTTCCGGGCCGAAGGCCTGGACCCCGGCGCGCACACCGTCGTCGTGACGCCGCCGGACGGGCCGCTGCTGCCGGCGGCCGCGAGCCCCGACGGCACCATCACCGACGGCACAGTCGTGGTGCTCGGACCCGACGACGTCGACGGCCCCTGGGCCGCGTTCACCGCGTTCGCGCTCGTGCCCGCCGGACTCGCCGGCGTCGACGCCGGAGCGGTGCTCGCCGAGGCGGGCGAGATCCGGGCCGAACTCGACACCGCCGGCGGCGACGCGCTGGGCCTCGGTGCGTTGCTCGCCTCCGCCACCGCGGTCGCGCTCGCCGCGCCGGACGCGCCCGCACTCGCCGAGTGGGCGGCGCAGCTCGTGGCCGGCGGTCTCGGCAAGGACTGCCAGGGCCCGCTGCCGGTGGTGGTGGAGGGCCCGGATGCCCCGGAATGGGGCACGCTGCCCGCCGTCGGGTTGGGGGACGTGCCCGGAGCGGCGTTCGCCACCCGCGGATCGGTGGCCGAGCAGATGGCCACCTGGCAACACGCCGTCGCGGCGGCGGCGCACGTGCTCGGCGTCGACCCCACCGACCGGCCCGACGCGCTCGCCGAACCCGCTGCCGGCGCCGACGGCGGACCGGTGTTCAGCGAAGCGGGCGTCGACGTCCACGCCGGTGACTGGCTGCCTGCGGGCACCACCACCGTCGCCGACGCGCTGCGCGCCCTGGCGGGCGACGGGGCCCGCCACCTCGCGGTGCACGCCTACCTCGACCGCATCGAGGACGCCTCCGCCGCCGTCCTGCGCGCCGAGCTGACCCGCCGCACCGGCCTCCCCACGACGTTCGGGTGGGCGCCGCGCTGCCTGGCCGGCAGCGGCCAGCACGCCAAGGGCGGCCCGCCCGACACCCGCGTCTGCCAGATCACCGCCGACCCCGACGACCCAGGCCTGCGCCCGGAGGCCGCCGCCGCACTCGACGCCGTTCAGCAGGGGCTCGCGGAGGCCGACGCCGCCGCGCTCACCGCCCGCGGCCGCCCCGTACTGCGGCTGCACTTCACCGACCGGGTGGCCGGCCTGGTCACCCTGGCGCGCGCCGTGCAGCAGCTGTAG
- the tal gene encoding transaldolase: protein MSNDRLGQLAGAGVSIWLDDLSRERLSSGSLQELITDKHVVGVTTNPTIFASALSKGEAYDAQIRELAGRGASVEDAVREITVSDVQQACDVFSGTWETTNGVDGRVSLEVDPGLARDTEATVAQALDLWKAVDRPNLLVKIPATEQGLPAITRAIAEGVSVNVTLIFSVERYRAVMDAYLDGLDQAAANGHPLAGIASVASFFVSRVDTEIDKRLEAIGSDEALSLRGKAAVANSRLAYAAFQEVFTSERWKALEAKGARPQRPLWASTGVKNPDYPDTLYITELVVADTVNTMPEKSLLAFADHGEVHGDRVTGTAAEAQQVFDALERVGVDLPDVFRVLEDEGVDKFEKSWTELGDTVTGQLQQAR from the coding sequence ATGAGCAACGATCGACTCGGGCAGCTGGCCGGGGCCGGGGTGTCCATCTGGCTGGACGACCTGTCCCGTGAGCGCCTGAGCAGCGGCAGCCTCCAGGAGCTGATCACCGACAAGCACGTCGTCGGGGTCACCACCAACCCCACGATCTTCGCCTCCGCGCTGTCCAAGGGCGAGGCCTACGACGCGCAGATCCGCGAGCTCGCCGGGCGCGGGGCGTCGGTCGAGGATGCGGTCCGCGAGATCACCGTGTCCGACGTCCAGCAGGCCTGCGACGTCTTCAGCGGCACGTGGGAGACCACGAACGGCGTCGACGGGCGCGTCTCGCTGGAGGTCGACCCCGGCCTCGCCCGCGACACCGAGGCCACCGTGGCCCAGGCCCTCGACCTGTGGAAGGCCGTCGACCGGCCCAACCTGCTCGTCAAGATCCCGGCCACCGAGCAGGGCCTGCCCGCGATCACGCGCGCGATCGCCGAGGGCGTCAGCGTGAACGTCACGCTCATCTTCTCCGTCGAGCGCTACCGCGCCGTGATGGACGCCTACCTCGACGGCCTCGATCAGGCCGCGGCCAACGGGCACCCGCTCGCGGGCATCGCCTCCGTGGCGAGCTTCTTCGTCTCCCGCGTCGACACCGAGATCGACAAGCGGCTGGAGGCGATCGGCTCCGACGAGGCCCTCTCCCTGCGCGGCAAGGCCGCCGTCGCCAACTCCCGGCTGGCCTACGCCGCCTTCCAGGAGGTCTTCACCTCCGAGCGGTGGAAGGCCCTCGAGGCGAAGGGCGCCCGGCCCCAGCGTCCGCTGTGGGCGTCCACCGGCGTGAAGAACCCGGACTACCCCGACACCCTCTACATCACCGAGCTCGTCGTCGCCGACACCGTCAACACCATGCCGGAGAAGTCGCTGCTGGCCTTCGCCGACCACGGCGAGGTGCACGGCGACCGTGTCACCGGCACCGCCGCCGAGGCGCAGCAGGTGTTCGACGCGCTGGAGCGGGTCGGCGTCGACCTGCCCGACGTGTTCCGGGTGCTGGAGGACGAGGGCGTCGACAAGTTCGAGAAGTCCTGGACCGAGCTCGGCGACACCGTCACCGGGCAGCTGCAGCAGGCCCGCTAG
- a CDS encoding COX15/CtaA family protein, with protein MTRPAFLDRLPDTSPSVMRVLAVAAVVAQAGIAVTGSVVRVTGSGLGCPTWPECFPGSLVPTPHPEVEPLTQWIEFGNRLLTGVVVLVAGACFLAALGTRPRRARLTRLALVQPLGVIAQAVIGGGVVLLGLVWWSVSVHLLVSMILVWLAMQLVAAASDGAGPPRRFVPGPVRGLVATSTAVLAAVLVAGSFVTAAGPHAGDAQTPRLQVGVETVAQVHAELLVGYLGLLVGLGFALRAVAAPARVLRRYAVLVAVVLAQGLLGGIQYALGVPEVLVSLHVLGAALVTVAAAAMWAALTERPAVPAPAPARAPALTDSGA; from the coding sequence GTGACCCGACCCGCCTTCCTCGATCGCCTGCCGGACACCTCCCCGTCGGTGATGCGGGTGCTCGCGGTCGCCGCGGTGGTGGCGCAGGCCGGTATCGCGGTCACCGGGTCGGTCGTGCGCGTTACCGGTTCGGGGCTGGGCTGCCCGACCTGGCCGGAGTGCTTCCCCGGCAGCCTCGTGCCCACCCCGCACCCCGAGGTGGAACCCCTCACCCAGTGGATCGAGTTCGGCAATCGGCTGCTCACCGGTGTCGTCGTGCTGGTCGCGGGCGCGTGCTTCCTCGCGGCGCTCGGCACGCGCCCGCGGCGGGCCCGGCTCACCCGGCTCGCCCTCGTGCAGCCGCTCGGGGTGATCGCCCAGGCCGTGATCGGCGGGGGCGTGGTGCTGCTGGGGCTGGTGTGGTGGAGCGTCAGCGTCCACCTGCTCGTGTCGATGATCCTCGTCTGGCTCGCGATGCAGCTGGTCGCGGCCGCATCCGACGGTGCAGGCCCGCCGCGCAGGTTCGTCCCCGGGCCCGTCCGCGGGCTGGTGGCCACCAGCACCGCCGTCCTCGCCGCCGTGCTCGTCGCAGGCTCGTTCGTCACCGCGGCGGGACCCCACGCCGGCGACGCGCAGACCCCGCGGTTGCAGGTCGGCGTCGAGACCGTCGCGCAGGTGCACGCCGAGCTACTGGTCGGCTACCTCGGCCTGCTGGTCGGGCTGGGCTTCGCGCTGCGCGCCGTCGCCGCGCCGGCCCGGGTGCTGCGCCGGTACGCCGTACTGGTGGCGGTCGTCCTCGCGCAGGGATTGCTCGGCGGCATCCAGTACGCGCTCGGCGTGCCCGAGGTGCTCGTGTCGCTGCACGTGCTCGGGGCCGCGCTCGTCACGGTCGCGGCCGCGGCGATGTGGGCCGCGCTCACCGAGCGACCGGCGGTCCCCGCGCCCGCTCCGGCCCGCGCGCCCGCCCTCACCGACAGCGGGGCATGA
- the tkt gene encoding transketolase, with product MADTDIETLTRASVPDDWTDLDRRAVDTVRVLAADAVQKVGNGHPGTAMSLAPLAYTLFQRVMRHDPSDADWVGRDRFVLSAGHSSLTLYIQLFLSGYGLELDDLKALRTWGSRTPGHPEHRHTPGVETTTGPLGQGLANAVGMAMAARRERGLFDPDAAPGESPFDHHIYVIASDGDIEEGISSEASSLAGHQQLGNLTVIYDDNKISIEDDTTIALSEDTAKRYEAYGWHVQVVEGGENVTGLLSALENARAETTRPSFIVLRTVIGFPAPNKMNTGKAHGSALGADEVAEVKKILGFDPEQTFQVDDDVLAHARRVVDRGREAHEAWTQTYDAWVAREPERKELFERVLGRDLPVGWEKALPSWEPDAKGIATRKASGEVLTALKDVLPELWGGSADLAESNNTTMEGADSFGPTSTATKMWNANPYGRTLHFGVREHAMGAILNGIALHGPTRPYGGTFLVFSDYMRPAVRLAALMRSSVVYVWTHDSIGLGEDGPTHQPVEHLAALRAIPGLDVIRPGDANETAHAWRAALERPEGPKGLALTRQNLPVLEGTSAEGVARGGYVLADASSGAPQVIVIATGSELQIAAEARKVLEADGVATRVVSMPCVEWFEQQDEAYRESVLPAAVRARVSVEAGIAQPWYRFTGDAGENVSIEHFGASADYQTLFREYGFTTENVVAAAKRSLAKTS from the coding sequence GTGGCCGATACCGACATCGAGACTCTCACCCGCGCGAGCGTCCCCGACGACTGGACCGACCTGGACCGCCGGGCCGTCGACACGGTCCGGGTGCTGGCCGCCGACGCCGTGCAGAAGGTGGGCAACGGCCACCCCGGCACCGCCATGAGCCTCGCGCCGCTGGCCTACACGCTCTTCCAGCGCGTCATGCGGCACGACCCCTCCGACGCCGACTGGGTCGGCCGCGACCGGTTCGTGCTGTCCGCCGGGCATTCCAGCCTCACGCTCTACATCCAGCTGTTCCTCTCCGGCTACGGCCTGGAGCTCGACGACCTGAAGGCGCTGCGCACGTGGGGGTCGCGCACCCCTGGTCACCCCGAGCACCGCCACACGCCAGGGGTCGAGACCACCACCGGCCCGCTCGGCCAGGGCCTGGCCAACGCGGTCGGCATGGCGATGGCGGCCCGCCGCGAGCGCGGCCTGTTCGACCCGGACGCCGCCCCCGGCGAGAGCCCGTTCGACCACCACATCTACGTGATCGCCTCCGACGGGGACATCGAGGAGGGCATCTCCTCCGAGGCGTCATCGCTGGCCGGGCACCAGCAGCTCGGCAACCTCACGGTGATCTACGACGACAACAAGATCTCCATCGAGGACGACACCACGATCGCGCTGTCGGAGGACACCGCCAAGCGCTACGAGGCCTACGGCTGGCACGTCCAGGTCGTCGAGGGCGGGGAGAACGTCACCGGCCTGCTGTCCGCGCTCGAGAACGCGCGCGCGGAGACCACGCGCCCCTCCTTCATCGTGCTGCGCACGGTGATCGGCTTCCCCGCGCCGAACAAGATGAACACCGGCAAGGCCCACGGCTCGGCGCTGGGCGCCGACGAGGTCGCCGAGGTCAAGAAGATCCTCGGCTTCGACCCGGAACAGACGTTCCAGGTCGACGACGACGTCCTCGCCCACGCCCGCAGGGTGGTCGACCGCGGCCGCGAGGCGCACGAGGCCTGGACGCAGACCTACGACGCGTGGGTGGCCCGCGAGCCGGAGCGCAAGGAGCTCTTCGAGCGCGTGCTCGGCCGGGACCTGCCCGTCGGCTGGGAGAAGGCGCTGCCGAGCTGGGAGCCCGACGCCAAGGGCATCGCCACCCGCAAGGCCTCGGGCGAGGTGCTCACCGCGCTCAAGGACGTGCTGCCCGAGCTGTGGGGCGGCTCCGCCGACCTCGCGGAGAGCAACAACACCACGATGGAGGGCGCCGACTCGTTCGGGCCCACCTCCACCGCCACGAAGATGTGGAACGCCAACCCGTACGGCCGCACCCTGCACTTCGGGGTCCGCGAGCACGCGATGGGCGCGATCCTCAACGGCATCGCGCTGCACGGCCCCACCCGCCCCTACGGCGGCACGTTCCTCGTGTTCAGCGACTACATGCGCCCCGCGGTGCGCCTCGCCGCGCTGATGCGGTCGAGCGTGGTCTACGTCTGGACGCACGACTCGATCGGCCTCGGCGAGGACGGTCCCACCCACCAGCCCGTCGAGCACCTCGCCGCGCTCCGCGCGATCCCCGGCCTCGACGTCATCCGGCCCGGTGACGCCAACGAGACCGCCCACGCGTGGCGCGCCGCGCTGGAGCGGCCCGAGGGCCCGAAGGGGCTCGCGCTCACCCGGCAGAACCTCCCGGTGCTGGAGGGCACCTCGGCCGAGGGCGTCGCCCGCGGCGGCTACGTGCTGGCGGACGCCTCCTCCGGCGCCCCGCAGGTGATCGTCATCGCCACCGGCTCGGAGCTGCAGATCGCGGCCGAGGCCCGGAAGGTGCTCGAGGCCGACGGCGTTGCCACGAGGGTGGTGTCCATGCCGTGCGTCGAGTGGTTCGAGCAGCAGGACGAGGCCTACCGCGAGTCGGTGCTGCCGGCGGCCGTCCGGGCGCGGGTGAGCGTCGAGGCCGGCATCGCCCAGCCGTGGTACCGCTTCACCGGCGACGCCGGTGAGAACGTCTCGATCGAGCACTTCGGCGCCAGCGCCGACTACCAGACGCTGTTCCGCGAGTACGGCTTCACCACGGAGAACGTGGTCGCCGCCGCGAAGCGCAGCCTGGCCAAGACATCCTGA
- the fdhA gene encoding formaldehyde dehydrogenase, glutathione-independent — MGGNKIVVYKEPGRVVVEDHDPPKLEVPADVSKSKGLTQKAVHGVILRNVATNICGSDQHMVRGRTTAPPGQTLGHEITGEIVEKGEDVQFLDVGDIVSVPFNIACGRCRNCHEGQTGVCLNVNPARAGSAYGYVDMGGWAGGQAEYVMVPFADFNCLKFPDRNQALEKILDLTMLSDIFPTGYHGAHTAGVTTGSTVYVAGAGPVGLAAAHSAQLLGAAVVIVGDLNKQRLEQARSFGCETVDISLDATLEDQIAEILGTNEVDCAVDAVGFEASGHGADAGEQPAAVLNSVMSITRAGGRLGIPGLYVTGDPGAPDPDAKEGTLKVRLGLGWAKSHAFTTGQCPVLRYNRGLMMSILHGKAQIAKAVNATVIPLDDAPRGYQEFDKGAARKYVIDPHGMIPKAA; from the coding sequence ATGGGTGGAAACAAGATCGTCGTCTACAAGGAGCCCGGCCGGGTCGTCGTCGAGGACCACGACCCACCGAAGCTCGAGGTGCCCGCCGACGTGTCGAAGAGCAAGGGCCTGACCCAGAAGGCCGTGCACGGGGTCATCCTGCGCAACGTCGCCACGAACATCTGCGGATCCGATCAGCACATGGTGCGCGGCCGCACCACCGCGCCGCCCGGGCAGACGCTCGGCCACGAGATCACCGGGGAGATCGTCGAGAAGGGCGAGGACGTCCAGTTCCTCGACGTCGGCGACATCGTCTCCGTGCCGTTCAACATCGCGTGCGGGCGCTGCCGCAACTGCCACGAGGGGCAGACCGGCGTCTGCCTCAACGTCAACCCGGCCCGCGCCGGATCGGCGTACGGCTACGTCGACATGGGCGGCTGGGCAGGCGGGCAGGCCGAGTACGTCATGGTCCCGTTCGCCGACTTCAACTGCCTGAAGTTCCCCGACCGGAACCAGGCGCTGGAGAAGATCCTCGACCTGACGATGCTGTCGGACATCTTCCCCACCGGCTACCACGGCGCCCACACGGCCGGCGTGACCACCGGCTCGACGGTCTACGTCGCGGGGGCGGGGCCGGTCGGGCTGGCCGCCGCCCACTCGGCGCAGTTGCTCGGCGCCGCCGTCGTCATCGTCGGGGACCTCAACAAACAGCGCCTGGAGCAGGCACGCTCGTTCGGCTGCGAGACCGTGGACATCTCCCTCGACGCCACGCTGGAGGACCAGATCGCGGAGATCCTCGGCACGAACGAGGTCGACTGCGCGGTCGACGCCGTGGGGTTCGAGGCGTCCGGGCACGGCGCGGATGCCGGCGAACAACCGGCCGCCGTGCTGAACTCGGTCATGTCGATCACGCGGGCCGGTGGCCGGCTCGGCATCCCGGGCCTCTACGTCACGGGCGACCCGGGCGCCCCCGACCCCGACGCCAAGGAGGGCACGCTCAAGGTCCGTCTCGGGCTCGGCTGGGCGAAGAGCCACGCGTTCACCACCGGCCAGTGCCCGGTTCTCAGGTACAACCGCGGGCTGATGATGAGCATCCTGCACGGCAAGGCCCAGATCGCGAAGGCGGTCAACGCCACCGTCATCCCGCTCGACGACGCCCCGCGCGGGTACCAGGAGTTCGACAAGGGCGCCGCCCGCAAGTACGTGATCGACCCGCACGGGATGATCCCGAAGGCAGCCTGA
- a CDS encoding quinone oxidoreductase family protein, with the protein MRAIQISSAGGPDVLTPVELPDPQAGPGELLVEVAAAGINYIDTYQREGIYPMPLPYVPGLEGAGRVRAVGEGVAGFAVGDRVAWAENLGSYAELVAIAADKAVAVPDAVSDDVAVGALLQGMTAHFLVTDCHPVQAGENLLVHAAAGGVGLLLTQLAAARGGRVIATVSTAEKEELARGAGAAEVIRYTEVDDLAAAVRELTGGDGVHVAYDSVGATTFDASLASLRRRGMLVLFGASSGPVPPVDPQRLNAAGSVFLTRPKLFDYNATRDELTARAAAVYSAVADGTLDVRIGHRYPLAEARTAHEDLQARRTTGKLLLIP; encoded by the coding sequence GTGCGCGCGATCCAGATCAGCTCGGCAGGTGGCCCCGACGTCCTGACGCCGGTGGAGCTGCCGGACCCGCAGGCGGGGCCCGGCGAGCTCCTCGTCGAGGTGGCGGCCGCCGGCATCAACTACATCGACACCTACCAGCGCGAAGGCATCTACCCGATGCCCCTGCCCTACGTGCCCGGCCTGGAGGGCGCGGGTCGGGTGCGGGCCGTCGGCGAGGGCGTCGCCGGGTTCGCGGTGGGCGACCGCGTCGCGTGGGCGGAGAACCTGGGCAGCTACGCCGAGCTGGTGGCCATCGCCGCCGACAAGGCGGTCGCCGTGCCCGACGCGGTGTCCGACGACGTGGCCGTCGGCGCGCTGCTGCAGGGCATGACCGCCCACTTCCTCGTCACCGACTGCCACCCGGTGCAGGCCGGCGAGAACCTGCTCGTGCACGCGGCGGCCGGTGGCGTCGGGTTGTTGCTCACCCAGCTCGCCGCGGCGCGCGGAGGTCGGGTGATCGCGACGGTGTCCACCGCGGAGAAGGAGGAGCTGGCGCGTGGCGCAGGCGCTGCCGAGGTGATCCGCTACACCGAGGTGGACGACCTCGCCGCCGCGGTCCGCGAGCTCACCGGCGGCGACGGTGTGCACGTGGCCTACGACAGCGTGGGCGCCACGACGTTCGACGCGAGCCTCGCCTCCCTGCGCCGCCGGGGCATGCTGGTGCTGTTCGGAGCCAGCAGCGGGCCCGTGCCGCCGGTCGACCCGCAGCGGCTCAACGCCGCGGGCTCGGTGTTCCTCACCCGCCCCAAGCTGTTCGACTACAACGCCACCCGCGACGAGCTCACCGCCCGCGCAGCGGCCGTCTACTCGGCCGTGGCCGACGGCACCCTCGACGTGCGGATCGGCCACCGCTACCCGCTCGCCGAGGCCCGCACCGCCCACGAGGACCTGCAGGCCCGGCGGACGACGGGCAAGCTGCTGCTGATCCCGTGA